Proteins encoded by one window of Aliivibrio wodanis:
- the dusB gene encoding tRNA-dihydrouridine synthase B, which translates to MQIGKYTLKNNLIVAPMAGVTDRPFRELCMRYGAGMAVSEMMSSNPKLWKTSKSQNRMVHEGESGIRSVQIAGADPKLMAEAAQHCVETGAQIIDINMGCPAKKVNKKLAGSALLQRPDLIEEILLAVVNAVDVPVTLKTRTGWDPDNRNCVQVAKMAEQCGIQALALHGRTRACMYKGDAEYDNIKAVKEAISIPVIANGDIDSPEKARFVLDYTGADALMIGRPAQGRPWIFQEIQHYLETGELMPPLPIEEVKATLLGHVHALHQFYGEFLGPRIARKHVGWYLKEHEQANEFRRGFNAIEDASQQLHQLESYFDHVAS; encoded by the coding sequence TTGCAGATAGGTAAATATACATTAAAGAACAATCTTATCGTTGCTCCTATGGCTGGTGTAACTGATAGGCCCTTTCGTGAGTTATGTATGCGCTATGGCGCAGGCATGGCTGTGAGCGAAATGATGTCTTCTAATCCAAAACTGTGGAAAACATCTAAGTCCCAAAATCGCATGGTACATGAAGGTGAATCTGGTATTCGCTCAGTACAAATTGCAGGGGCAGATCCAAAGTTAATGGCGGAAGCAGCGCAACACTGTGTTGAGACTGGTGCGCAAATCATCGATATCAATATGGGGTGCCCTGCTAAAAAAGTGAATAAGAAGCTTGCAGGCTCAGCGCTTCTACAACGACCAGATTTGATTGAAGAGATCTTACTGGCTGTAGTGAATGCAGTTGATGTTCCTGTCACTCTGAAAACGCGCACAGGCTGGGATCCAGACAATAGAAACTGTGTTCAGGTTGCAAAAATGGCAGAACAGTGTGGCATTCAAGCTTTAGCGCTCCATGGGCGAACCAGAGCTTGTATGTACAAAGGTGATGCTGAGTACGACAACATTAAAGCGGTAAAAGAAGCGATTTCTATTCCGGTTATAGCGAACGGTGATATCGACTCGCCGGAGAAGGCTCGTTTTGTGCTTGATTACACAGGCGCTGACGCTTTAATGATCGGCCGTCCTGCACAAGGTAGGCCATGGATTTTTCAAGAAATCCAACATTATTTAGAAACGGGCGAACTTATGCCACCTCTTCCAATTGAAGAAGTGAAGGCCACTTTACTTGGCCATGTTCATGCGCTTCACCAGTTTTATGGTGAGTTTTTAGGCCCTCGCATTGCTCGTAAGCATGTGGGTTGGTATTTAAAAGAGCATGAGCAAGCAAATGAGTTCCGCCGCGGCTTTAATGCGATAGAGGACGCCTCACAGCAACTCCATCAGCTTGAAAGCTATTTCGACCACGTTGCAT